GCGAAAGTCGCGATGCTTTCCCCTTCGTCACCCATCTTTGCACACTGGCTGCTGAAATGCGCGCCAAACTTGGGGCTAGCTGCCGCATCAGTTACGGTGCGGACTGGAGCGAATATTTTGGTTATCAGGCGCAGGACGGCACAGGCGATCTCTATTTCAACCTTGATCAATTATGGGCACATCCGGCAATCGATGCGATTGGTATCGATAATTATATGCCGCTGGCCGATTGGCGTGATGATGATCTTGAGGGCGGCAACCCGGACGGTTTTGAAGGCGCGTACGACCTCAACGGCCTGAGCAATAGCGTCGAAGCGGGTGAAGGCTTTGACTGGTACTATGGAAGTCACGAAGATCGGGAACAGCGAAAGCGCACGCCCATTACCGATGGTCTTGCAGGCAAGCCATGGGTCTATCGCTACAAGGATATTCGTTCGTGGTGGAGCAATCCGCATTATAACCGCGTGGATGGCGCCGAGACTCTGACGCCAACGGCATGGGTGCCGCAATCCAAGCCCGTTTGGTTTACCGAACTCGGTTGTCCGGCTGTCGATAAAGGACCAAACCAGCCCAATGTTTTCCCTGATCCAAAATCCTCGGAAAATGCGACACCCTATTTCTCGAATGGTTCACGCTCCGACATCGCCATGGATCGCTTTTTGCGGGCGCATTATCAGTATTGGCCGGAGCATAATCCGGTCTCCCCCGTCTACGGTGGGCCGATGCTCGACATGGATCGCATCTATCTTTGGTCCTGGGACACGCGGCCATTTCCCGAATTTCCGCTCAAAGGTGATGTGTGGGGCGACACGCCAAATTGGCGGCTAGGCCATTGGCTCAATGGCCGCTTGAGCGGGATTGCGCTTGATGAACTTATCGCTGCCGTTCTTGCGGATTTCGGTTTGCCGGATGCCGACTGCTCGGGTGTTGATGGTCACCTAACCGGTTTTGTTATTGGGGAGCCAAGTACAGCGCGCGGTGTGCTGGAACCGTTGATGAATGTGTTTGGTATTCATGGTTTTGAGCAGGCAGGCCAATTTGTGTTCCGTAGCATTGGTCGCGCGGCGCCTTTGCTTGACGTTACGGCGATGCTTGTTGAACCGGCCGATGGCGAAGTGCTGACTGCGGTTCTTGAAGATCCGGGTGATTTACCTTCGGTGGCAGAGCTCTACTGCAACGACCCATTGCGTGATTTTCAGGTGGTTGGCGCATCGGTGCGACGCGATACGGGACAAGGCACCGAAAGCCTCAGCTTGTCCGGCTCCATGGAGCAAGGGCAAGCGAGCGCTCTCGCAGAGGCTTGGATGGCGCGCCGCTATGCTGAGCGCCGGACTGCAAGTTTCTCACTGCCTTGGTCTGAGGCGGCGCTTCATGTTGGCGACCGGGTGCGACTTGATATGCTGGGCGGCGGCCGCAACTACATCGTTTCGTCGCTGGAAGACGGCGAGGTGCGTGCGGTAAAAGCTGTGGCCCTGGCACCGAATATTGTTTTTGCAGATAGGGGAGAGACGCCGCAGCTTCCTCCAGGTGAGCCGGTTTCGGATATGAAACCGATTTTCCATCTCATTGATCTGCCATTGTGGCCGGGTGCAGACGACCCAGCTGGTCAGTTCCGCATTGCCGCGCATGCCAAGCCATGGCGAGGGGTGGTGGCCTATGCCTCTCCAACCGGCGATGGCTTTGCAGAACGCGGCCTCATCACGGAGCGGGCGGTGATGGGTGAACTGACCGCGCCATTAGAAGGCGGCCCGAGCGGACGAAAGATTGATGCGCAGACTATTGAGCTGGCACTTTATTCGGGTGAGTTGCAATCACAGCCATTTGCTCAAATCCTCAATGGGGCGAATATGGCGATGATCAAATCCCCCGATGAAAAATGGGAGGTGGTTCAGTTTTTGGAGGCTGAAGAAGTTGGACAAAATCGCTGGCGATTAAGCAATCTCCTACGTGGGCAGCTTGGCACTGAAACGGCAGCATGGCTCGAAAAACCAGCTGGTACGCCGTTTATCTTATTTGACGGCGGCGTGCAGAGCATAGGCCTGACACCATCGGAAATCGGGCTGGAACTCAATTGGCGCGTAGGCGCGGCAGGTAAGCCATTTTCTGATGAATATTTCGATACGGTCACAGCCATTGGTGGTTTGCAGGCATTGAGGCCACTGAGTCCTGTGCATCTGAAGGTTGATCAGCTCAACAATGGTGATCTGTCATTCAACTGGATCAGACGTGGGCGAGTTGATGCCGATAGTTGGATGGGGGCAGACATTCCACTTGGCGAGGATAGCGAGAGCTACAGTGTGGAAGTCTGGCAGTCAGAAGTGCGCGTGAGGACCATAGAAGTATCCACTGCATCGTGGGCATATCCCAGTGCTGCAAGACTTGCAGAAGTTGGAAGCAGCCCTTTTGAAATTCGGATTGCGATGCTGAGCACAAGGGTCGGTGCTGGCGATTTTGCCTCAATCGAAATTCTGAGCAATTCCTAATAGAAAAGGATAATTCATGACTGATGATAAAGCCTGGTATCTTTCGCGCACTGTCTGGGCTGGACTTGTTGCGTTGTTTCTGTCGCTTGCAGGTGTGTTTGGTCTTGTCAGCGAAACCGTGGATCAAGGTGCACTGACTGATGTATTGCTGCAACTTGCCACCGCAATCGCTGGCCTTGTCGCCATTTTTGGTCGGATAGGGGCAACTTCGCGCATTTCATAATTTTATAAACCGTGATAGCAGGGTTATTAAATATGCTTGATCCCGGAATGTTGACGGATGCTCCGGATGATCTTATGTGTAAAAACAATGGTTTAAATAGTGGCTGTTTCAATACGAGGCATTTGCTATTTTATGGGCTTAATTTCCTTTGTGTCCTTCAATGAACTGCATTGTTCATGCATCGTTCAGCTGACAGGCGCTATATAAGGGACATGATGAAACAGAACCCTGCTCTCAAAATTTTCGCGCTTCTGGCCGTTAGCATTGGTCTGTTGCCGGTCAGTGCCGGTGCCCTGCCAATTGCGACGCCTCAGAAATCAAACGTCTTTGTCGCTGCCGCAGCTGATTGCGCCGCAGTTGGCGAACAAGTGGCTGCCTCGCAGGGCGGTCAACTGGCTAAATCAACGCCGACAACGCAGAATGGCCGAGCCATGTGTGTGGTCGTGGTGCTTATACCAGGGCGCGATGGTGAACGTCCGCGTCGCGTTGAAGTGGCTGTACCCGCACAATAAGCGGCTTTGCTACGGCAATAAGCAAGGAAATATGGCTTGCGTATTCTGATCGTTGAAGACGATAAAGATCTCAACAGGCAGCTTTCGGATGCTATGGCGAGCGCAGGCTATGTCGTAGACAGCGCTTTCGATGGTGAAGAAGGCCATCATCTCGGCGATACCGAACCCTATGATGCGGTGATCCTCGATATAGGTCTGCCACAGATGGACGGGATCAGTGTTGTCGAGCGCTGGCGGCGCGATGGCCGTGCAATGCCAGTTCTCATGCTGACAGCCCGTGATCGCTGGAGCGATAAGGTTGCCGGTATCGACGCCGGTGCCGATGACTATGTGGCAAAGCCTTTTCATATTGAAGAAGTCATGGCGCGATTGCGCGCACTGATCCGGCGCGCGGCAGGCCATGCATCTTCTGAGCTCGTCTGCGGCGCACTTCATCTTGATACCAAGACGTCTAAGGCAAGCGTAGACGGCGTGGCGCTTAAACTCACGTCACATGAATATCGGCTGCTTTCTTATCTCATGCATCATATGGATGAGGTGATTTCTCGGACTGAGTTAGTTGAGCATTTGTACGATCAGGACTTCGATCGCGATTCCAATACGATTGAAGTTTTTGTCGGTCGCCTTCGTAAGAAAATGGGCGTTGATCTGATCGAAACTGTGCGCGGCATGGGCTATCGCATCCGGTCTGATGGGCAGGGAGATGTGAAAGGGAGCGGGAACTGAAGCTTCTTCGCGTTTTTCCCCCTTTGCGTTCGCTGGCTATCCGCGTTGTCACGCTTTCGACGCTGTGGGTCATTATCGCACTTGTCGTCGTCGCAACACTTATCAGCACACTTTATGGCGATGCAGCGCGTAACAATTTTGAGCGCTTGCTGACGGCTCATCTGTTCAGTCTTGTGGGCGCGGTCAGTATAACGCCAGATGGCACTCTTCAAGGGCGTCCGGAACTTGGAGAGTTGCGCTATTCCAGTCCACTTTCTGGCTGGTATTGGTCAGTTGATCCCATTTCGAAAAATGTAAGCGGCAAACTGCAATCTCTATCGTCAATTGGGCGCCTCGTTCCAGAAATCCCTGTATCGCAGGTGCCTTTCGACAGCTCTTTCATGCGCAGCTACACTCTGCCGGGGTTGAATGGCGAAGAATTATATATTGTCGAAACCGAAGTCGTTCTGGATAATGATAATCGTGTTGCGCGCTTTCGCGTGATGGGCAATCTGAGTGAAGTCATCAGTGAAATCTCAGACTTCCGGAAAAAGCTCGCTTTCTATCTTGCGATTTTTGGCCTTGGCAGTGTCTTCATCAATGCTGGCATTATTCTGTTCGGACTCCGTCCACTTGATAAGGTGCGTCAGGCACTTGCAGACATTCGCGAAGGGCGCTCAGCAAAATTAGATACATCGCTGCCGATTGAAATTGCGCCTCTTGCCAAAGAAATGAATGCGCTGATCGAAAACAATCGTCGCATTGTCGAGCGTTCCCGAACGCAGGTTGGCAATCTTGCGCATTCACTGAAAACACCGCTTTCGGTTCTTGCCAACGAAGCGCGAAGCATTGGCGGCCAACAGGGGCGCGTTATTCTTGAACAAAGCGAAGCGATGCAGGTGCAGATACAGCATTATCTGCAACGCGCGCGCATTGCAGCGCAGCGCGATAGCGTTGTATTTAGAACGCCAGTTACGCCAGTTCTGGAGCGCATGAAGCGGGTGACGGTTAAACTCAATCCGTCTTTCACTATCAGTTTTAAGAATACGTTGCCGGGTGCAGTCTTTGCCGGTGAGAAGGAAGACCTCGAAGAGATCGTTGGCAATCTTGTTGAAAATTCAGGCAAGTGGGGGCGTAAGCGTATAAAAATTACGCTCCGAGCAGCTGTGGATGTTAAACGTCAGTTTGAGGTTCTGATTGAGGACGATGGTCCCGGACTTGCGCCAGATAATAT
This genomic stretch from Brucella pseudogrignonensis harbors:
- a CDS encoding glycoside hydrolase/phage tail family protein gives rise to the protein MATVVLQAVGAAVGGIFGPVGAAIGAGLGAMGGYAIDTAIINSTRHMEGARLNSGRVATAEEGAALPFVYGTARLSGTLIWATCFEEKKTTERQGGKGGPKVTSYSYFGNMAYAIAEGEIAGIRRVWADGQELDLTEIEMRVYHGTDTQQPDPLIEAKQGTGNAPAYRGTAYVVFERIPLDVYGNRLPQFQFEVLRPIGKVARDVRAIALIPGSTEFGLSPSPVTDQMVLGERRTLNRNAKRGRGDWTVAMDELQALCPQLQHVAIVLPWFGDDLRAGLCQIRPGVTHQSSSSSSQTWKVEKVTRSGAHLISTSGEGAAYGGTPSDQSVIDAIRDAKARGLKVTLYPFIMMDIPADNQLPNPDGGNGQSVYPWRGRITCHPAIGVAGSPDRTAEAANQVEAFVNGTWGYRRFLNHCASLAVQAGGVDAFLLGSELRGLTSIRESRDAFPFVTHLCTLAAEMRAKLGASCRISYGADWSEYFGYQAQDGTGDLYFNLDQLWAHPAIDAIGIDNYMPLADWRDDDLEGGNPDGFEGAYDLNGLSNSVEAGEGFDWYYGSHEDREQRKRTPITDGLAGKPWVYRYKDIRSWWSNPHYNRVDGAETLTPTAWVPQSKPVWFTELGCPAVDKGPNQPNVFPDPKSSENATPYFSNGSRSDIAMDRFLRAHYQYWPEHNPVSPVYGGPMLDMDRIYLWSWDTRPFPEFPLKGDVWGDTPNWRLGHWLNGRLSGIALDELIAAVLADFGLPDADCSGVDGHLTGFVIGEPSTARGVLEPLMNVFGIHGFEQAGQFVFRSIGRAAPLLDVTAMLVEPADGEVLTAVLEDPGDLPSVAELYCNDPLRDFQVVGASVRRDTGQGTESLSLSGSMEQGQASALAEAWMARRYAERRTASFSLPWSEAALHVGDRVRLDMLGGGRNYIVSSLEDGEVRAVKAVALAPNIVFADRGETPQLPPGEPVSDMKPIFHLIDLPLWPGADDPAGQFRIAAHAKPWRGVVAYASPTGDGFAERGLITERAVMGELTAPLEGGPSGRKIDAQTIELALYSGELQSQPFAQILNGANMAMIKSPDEKWEVVQFLEAEEVGQNRWRLSNLLRGQLGTETAAWLEKPAGTPFILFDGGVQSIGLTPSEIGLELNWRVGAAGKPFSDEYFDTVTAIGGLQALRPLSPVHLKVDQLNNGDLSFNWIRRGRVDADSWMGADIPLGEDSESYSVEVWQSEVRVRTIEVSTASWAYPSAARLAEVGSSPFEIRIAMLSTRVGAGDFASIEILSNS
- a CDS encoding response regulator transcription factor is translated as MRILIVEDDKDLNRQLSDAMASAGYVVDSAFDGEEGHHLGDTEPYDAVILDIGLPQMDGISVVERWRRDGRAMPVLMLTARDRWSDKVAGIDAGADDYVAKPFHIEEVMARLRALIRRAAGHASSELVCGALHLDTKTSKASVDGVALKLTSHEYRLLSYLMHHMDEVISRTELVEHLYDQDFDRDSNTIEVFVGRLRKKMGVDLIETVRGMGYRIRSDGQGDVKGSGN
- a CDS encoding ATP-binding protein, with the translated sequence MALVVVATLISTLYGDAARNNFERLLTAHLFSLVGAVSITPDGTLQGRPELGELRYSSPLSGWYWSVDPISKNVSGKLQSLSSIGRLVPEIPVSQVPFDSSFMRSYTLPGLNGEELYIVETEVVLDNDNRVARFRVMGNLSEVISEISDFRKKLAFYLAIFGLGSVFINAGIILFGLRPLDKVRQALADIREGRSAKLDTSLPIEIAPLAKEMNALIENNRRIVERSRTQVGNLAHSLKTPLSVLANEARSIGGQQGRVILEQSEAMQVQIQHYLQRARIAAQRDSVVFRTPVTPVLERMKRVTVKLNPSFTISFKNTLPGAVFAGEKEDLEEIVGNLVENSGKWGRKRIKITLRAAVDVKRQFEVLIEDDGPGLAPDNIEAALKRGNRVDETKPGTGLGLAIVQDTVREYGGSLHLAKSTMGGLAVRVVLPLTED